Proteins encoded by one window of Panicum virgatum strain AP13 chromosome 7N, P.virgatum_v5, whole genome shotgun sequence:
- the LOC120681243 gene encoding translation initiation factor IF-2-like, whose amino-acid sequence MVLGERGLAPATLVVAPAARAERRSSTPTAGQRSPASAAGRDSPASAASTGSGASVVSVETPVRTAPRLQVDPRATPSGQSSLGVSVPRARRSGTGKRSLSSPAEATTKSATCLAPTKALKTGARATPHSAPLPPIRGDQALEAGAVKLRETMARGAQEAQLARAQEGGGDAGQSGAAAATRVDADKEAGRGDAGSAARPDVEAGEGGADGAALLEVGGGTGRDAQEHPASREQEETPAPEPPRAGVEGATAVASVPTALVVEETRISGPARAGDEGAAVAATAQMAPENVAPVVELPQTSEEYRDSRDIDTAAATSAADRIFEFISASEDILGAGTFDGLSHGADWAVVQSGVPSNFVRIERGEDDAWRARVIPSDFTHTEREESDA is encoded by the exons ATGGTGCTGGGCGAGAGGGGGCTCGCACCAGCAACACTTGTGGTGGCGCCCGCGGCAAGGGCGGAGCGGAGGTCGTCCACGCCTACGGCGGGGCAGAGGTCGCCCGCATCGGCGGCGGGCAGGGATTCACCTGCGTCCGCAGCGTCGACTGGCAGTGGGGCGTCCGTGGTGAGCGTGGAAACGCCCGTGCGGACAGCCCCAAGGCTCCAGGTCGACCCAAGGGCGACACCCTCGGGTCAGTCGTCATTAGGCGTCAGCGTACCGCGGGCGCGGAGGAGCGGCACAGGCAAGCGCAGCCTGAGCTCCCCGGCAGA GGCAACCACCAAGAGTGCGACCTGCCTCgcgccgaccaaggccctcaagaccggggcgcgcgCGACGCCGCATTCGGCGCCGTTGCCCCCTATCAGAGGGGACCAGGCCTTAGAGGCGGGGGCCGTGAAGCTCCGAGAGACGATGGCTCGGGGGGCCCAGGAGGCCCAACTGGCCCGAGCGCAGGAGGGTGGGGGCGACGCCGGTCagagcggcgctgcggcggccacTCGGGTCGACGCCGACAAGGAGGCCGGTCGGGGCGACGCGGggagcgccgcccggccggatgtcgaagccggcgagggcggagcGGATGGCGCCGCCCTGCTGGAAGTAGGAGGAGGAACTGGCAGGGATGCTCAGGAGCATCCGGCCAGCCGAGAACAAGAAGAGACCCCCGCCcctgagcccccgagggctggggtcgagggggCCACGGCAGTGGCGTCGGTGCCAACGGCGCTGGTGGTGGAAGAGACCCGCATCTCAGGGCCTGCGAGGGCCGGGGACGAGGGTGCCgctgtggcggcgacggcgcaaaTGGCGCCGGAGAACGTGGcgccggtggtggagctgccgcagACCAGCGAAGAGTACAGGGATTCGAGGGACATCGATACGGCCGCCGCGACTAGCGCCGCTGACCGGATCTTCGAGTTCATTTCGGCCTCCGAGGATATCCTCGGTGCGGGGACGTTCGATGGGCTCAGCCATGGGGCTGACTGGGCAGTTGtccagtccggggtcccctcgaATTTTGTCCGCATCGAGCGGGGAGAAGATGACGCCTGGCGAGCGCGTGTTATCCCCTCGGATTTTACCCACACCGAGAGGGAGGAGAGCGACGCCTAG